TGGATGTTGCGGTAGATGGTCATGGGTGTCACGGCGCAGGATGCGGCGATCTCGGCCATGGTGAATTGCCTCGCATCGTACATACGCTGGGCTTTGCCGATGAGATCGGGAGTCATCTTCGGTTTGCGTCCGCCCTTGCGGCCCCTGGACCGCGCAGCTATCAGCCCGGCTTGGGTGCGTTCACGGATCAACGCGGCTTCATACTCGGCCATCAGCGCGAACATGCCAAAGACGAGCTTGCCGTGTGCAGTGGTGGTGTCCACGATTCCGTTGGTCAATGACTGCACCCCGACTCCGCGTTCGTCCAGTGTGGTGACGATGTCGATGAGGTCGCGCAGGTTGCGTCCGAGCCTGTCGATTTTCCAGATAAGCAGGGTGTCTCCTGGGTGGAGATTATCAAGGCATAGGATCCACTGAGGACGGTCGGCTTTGGTCCCGGTCGCCGTGTCTTTGTAGATTCTCAGGCAGCCTTCGGCGTTCAACGCGTCGAGTTGCAGCTGCGGATCCTGGTCGGTGGTGCTTACTCGGGCGTACCCAATTTTGTGTCCCATGCAACGTAGTCTAACAAAACCCATAACGGACGAGCTGTTTCGTTGGTTTGATTTCGTGGTGGCTTTTGTTGGAGAAAAGCGC
The genomic region above belongs to Arthrobacter alpinus and contains:
- a CDS encoding recombinase family protein, producing the protein MGHKIGYARVSTTDQDPQLQLDALNAEGCLRIYKDTATGTKADRPQWILCLDNLHPGDTLLIWKIDRLGRNLRDLIDIVTTLDERGVGVQSLTNGIVDTTTAHGKLVFGMFALMAEYEAALIRERTQAGLIAARSRGRKGGRKPKMTPDLIGKAQRMYDARQFTMAEIAASCAVTPMTIYRNIQTTKTRPEHP